Proteins encoded by one window of Venturia canescens isolate UGA chromosome 2, ASM1945775v1, whole genome shotgun sequence:
- the oys gene encoding lysophospholipid acyltransferase 2 isoform X2 yields MRTKDPKVMQTYVLTLAIGYLSSIHVYRQIYDYGSYHLDITGPLMVITQKVVSLAYNIHDGVTRLESELTPTQRYQAVKIMPTALEYFSYVFHFQALMAGPVIFYRDYVDFIHGSGIRGTQPLTIFYDKSPQQLDEIVLEPRPTMIVMKKVVASLMCAVIFVTFIPSYPIQRIKDENFLENTSAAYIIWYLMIATMMVRFKYYYAWLFADAICNNSGLGRNGRNPDGSVKWDLISNVDVIPFELSLSLRDTVEHWNKGTNRWLRSVVYERVKRHKVLLTYTLSAVWHGFYPGYYLTFASGVLFTTASRTVRRHLRPYFLDSKPAKFFYDVLTFIATRIIVAYITFSFVVLEFLPSIRVWLRLYLAPHLLGLAAIFVLPLLPLKKETKKTTDSEITKPRPSEVTNGYANKSE; encoded by the exons ATGCGGACGAAGGATCCAAAAGTCATGCAAAC ATATGTTCTCACTTTGGCTATTGGATATCTGTCCAGCATTCACGTTTATCGGCAGATCTACGATTACGGTTCCTACCATCTTGACATCACTG GTCCCCTGATGGTCATAACACAAAAAGTTGTAAGCCTGGCATACAATATTCACGACGGCGTCACTCGTTTGGAGTCTGAACTCACGCCTACTCAAAGATACCAAGCCGTAAA GATAATGCCAACGGCCCTTGAGTACTTCAGTTACGTCTTCCACTTCCAGGCGTTGATGGCCGGTCCTGTAATCTTCTACCGTGATTACGTAGACTTCATACACGGTAGTGGAATTCGAGGAACACAACCTTTGACG atATTTTACGACAAATCGCCGCAACAATTGGACGAGATTGTTCTGGAACCACGACCGACAATGAtcgtaatgaaaaaagtggTCGCCAGCTTGATGTGTGCTGTGATATTTGTTActttcattccatcatatcCGATTCAAAGAATAAAAG atgaaaactttttggaaAATACCTCAGCGGCTTACATAATTTGGTATTTAATGATCGCGACGATGATGGTACGTTTCAAGTATTATTATGCCTGGTTGTTTGCCGACGCCATTTGCAACAACTCTGGCCTAGGAAGGAACGGTCGAAATCCTGATGGGAGTGTCAAATGGGATCTCATTTCGAACGTTGACGTTATTCCTTTCGAG CTTTCACTGAGTTTGAGGGACAccgttgaacattggaacaAAGGAACGAATCGTTGGTTGAGATCGGTCGTTTACGAAAGAGTCAAACGCCACAAAGTCCTTTTGACGTACACTCTTTCAGCAGTATGGCACGGTTTTTATCCGGGCTACTACCTCACTTTTGCCAGTGGAGTTTTGTTCACGACAGCTTCACGTACT GTCCGACGTCACTTACGACCTTACTTCCTCGATTCCAAGCCAGCCAAGTTTTTCTACGATGTACTAACTTTCATCGCAACTCGAATTATTGTAGCCTATATAACGTTCAGCTTTGTTGTATTAGAATTCCTGCCGTCCATAAGAGTATGGCT ACGCTTGTACCTGGCTCCGCATTTGTTGGGACTCGCGGCTATATTCGTTTTGCCATTACTCCCATTGAAAAAGGAGACGAAAAAGACGACCGATTCCGAGATTACGAAACCTCGCCCCAGTGAAGTTACCAATGGCTACGCTAACAAATCGGAGTAA
- the oys gene encoding lysophospholipid acyltransferase 2 isoform X1, which produces MLVDENDYYDGFRTFAWLSDFIGLPIDQVNFVLSQITALVLAGLLRSTLNPLAVPQATRHAFGLVIGLCLGYFCFGKQAVHLAGLPAICYIAMRTKDPKVMQTYVLTLAIGYLSSIHVYRQIYDYGSYHLDITGPLMVITQKVVSLAYNIHDGVTRLESELTPTQRYQAVKIMPTALEYFSYVFHFQALMAGPVIFYRDYVDFIHGSGIRGTQPLTIFYDKSPQQLDEIVLEPRPTMIVMKKVVASLMCAVIFVTFIPSYPIQRIKDENFLENTSAAYIIWYLMIATMMVRFKYYYAWLFADAICNNSGLGRNGRNPDGSVKWDLISNVDVIPFELSLSLRDTVEHWNKGTNRWLRSVVYERVKRHKVLLTYTLSAVWHGFYPGYYLTFASGVLFTTASRTVRRHLRPYFLDSKPAKFFYDVLTFIATRIIVAYITFSFVVLEFLPSIRVWLRLYLAPHLLGLAAIFVLPLLPLKKETKKTTDSEITKPRPSEVTNGYANKSE; this is translated from the exons GTCAATTTCGTGTTGTCCCAAATCACAGCTCTGGTCCTGGCTGGACTTTTGAGATCGACTCTCAATCCGCTGGCGGTGCCGCAAGCGACTCGTCACGCCTTCGGACTCGTGATCGGGCTTTGCCTCGGTTACTTCTGTTTCGGCAA ACAAGCGGTTCACTTGGCTGGACTGCCGGCAATATGCTACATCGCCATGCGGACGAAGGATCCAAAAGTCATGCAAAC ATATGTTCTCACTTTGGCTATTGGATATCTGTCCAGCATTCACGTTTATCGGCAGATCTACGATTACGGTTCCTACCATCTTGACATCACTG GTCCCCTGATGGTCATAACACAAAAAGTTGTAAGCCTGGCATACAATATTCACGACGGCGTCACTCGTTTGGAGTCTGAACTCACGCCTACTCAAAGATACCAAGCCGTAAA GATAATGCCAACGGCCCTTGAGTACTTCAGTTACGTCTTCCACTTCCAGGCGTTGATGGCCGGTCCTGTAATCTTCTACCGTGATTACGTAGACTTCATACACGGTAGTGGAATTCGAGGAACACAACCTTTGACG atATTTTACGACAAATCGCCGCAACAATTGGACGAGATTGTTCTGGAACCACGACCGACAATGAtcgtaatgaaaaaagtggTCGCCAGCTTGATGTGTGCTGTGATATTTGTTActttcattccatcatatcCGATTCAAAGAATAAAAG atgaaaactttttggaaAATACCTCAGCGGCTTACATAATTTGGTATTTAATGATCGCGACGATGATGGTACGTTTCAAGTATTATTATGCCTGGTTGTTTGCCGACGCCATTTGCAACAACTCTGGCCTAGGAAGGAACGGTCGAAATCCTGATGGGAGTGTCAAATGGGATCTCATTTCGAACGTTGACGTTATTCCTTTCGAG CTTTCACTGAGTTTGAGGGACAccgttgaacattggaacaAAGGAACGAATCGTTGGTTGAGATCGGTCGTTTACGAAAGAGTCAAACGCCACAAAGTCCTTTTGACGTACACTCTTTCAGCAGTATGGCACGGTTTTTATCCGGGCTACTACCTCACTTTTGCCAGTGGAGTTTTGTTCACGACAGCTTCACGTACT GTCCGACGTCACTTACGACCTTACTTCCTCGATTCCAAGCCAGCCAAGTTTTTCTACGATGTACTAACTTTCATCGCAACTCGAATTATTGTAGCCTATATAACGTTCAGCTTTGTTGTATTAGAATTCCTGCCGTCCATAAGAGTATGGCT ACGCTTGTACCTGGCTCCGCATTTGTTGGGACTCGCGGCTATATTCGTTTTGCCATTACTCCCATTGAAAAAGGAGACGAAAAAGACGACCGATTCCGAGATTACGAAACCTCGCCCCAGTGAAGTTACCAATGGCTACGCTAACAAATCGGAGTAA
- the chp gene encoding chaoptin produces MRKFSSSRFTGPSLRDAEKNLLTFVKMGYAMMILTLILMFWTSMVRMHELPVQYPPCFFNPLCTCSKAIPDLGIVACDNVPMPRIPQPINSSKVFMLQLENNGLRHLQPQFLINTGLYKLQIKHNPISDIPDEAFLGLERSLWELELPYNRLTRVPSKSFRHLQKLRLLDLTGNQISHVASDSWRGLENSLQTLRIGKNALDKLPADAFAGLIYLEYLDLRENSIKEIDPSVFRDGMAHLTHLYLNDNQLTAIPYSQISSLKRMKVLDLSYNRIAKVIHPQMEAEIRGLQISLDILRLDYNHIDRLLPGSFQHFYKVNKTYLNGNPLTIVEDGTFRDSRIRELYFTDCDLSEISSPDLSGLESSLELLDLSGNNITSLPNHLFQEFDFLRTLIFRENRIDSFAPAEIFTGFQYSLYNLDLSGKKNGIISLQDLRQMRNLRFLSMSRMPESTLSPDNFLEFGIDVKELHIVQSNLNTIKSHAFMHVRGIKLLDFSENSITTIDEDAFSEVGHSLLTLRMSNGLATSTSELPSKSFKSLTNLQHLDLSNNKIKTMPDTSFHFLKRIKRLELQDNEIQEIRKGTFQGDIHSTLEDVNMAFNHLGNILTHTFVDLTSLTSINLEDNRIDRIERRAFMNMNRLKYINLRGNKIRDITDEAFQNLPDLEFLDLAYNELEEFDFASFDQVGTLASFKVNVSHNSIPKLWINSTTMTPATSIGGNLQSNIKVLDMSHNNISDIMRYYFRPVEYSLTHLYLAHNEIANVTQGVFGNMPHLQWLDFRYNDLVEIDFDCFRNTKNLQVLLLSHNNIMDIPAEVLRPLKKLRILDLSWNKLRTLPDNLFTEATIESLDLSHNQFMRLPAKAMSPAAAGWLSTLDMSWNLLSGIHNTDAISKLHSLSWLDLSYNRLVRLDDAIFSELDHLNHLDLSHNKQLILESRGRTFNGLEDSLLFLGLSNISLLSVPELPFRYLRTLYLAHNELASIPAEMASNLSTLHHLDLSHNDLTVVPLITHTLPELKTFDIGYNPITAITNTSFLGLADSLEELDIRRLSLSTFEAGALCKASKLKTLLVTAYTGVKNFNLPNILEYNHGLKNLYIDVDNETNLEKEMKGKFPAKLYNFTLSGRNLRSLDKDILRGMRNPHLHFALHNTSVATVPREIFDHANWVRNVTVDLHNNDLKTLQNPSSGHKPGMPDKRFLLRLRMVGSYVTCDCDMGWIEVWQRKHRQYQEDRCTTYGFYNNYERDEGGEYSCWDNGWDDDLRETFCLNKNNMSLAKALKSDIECGWGAASSIHLSSILVFFVVTVLTTNIY; encoded by the exons ATGAGGAAGTTCTCGTCGTCCCGTTTCACGGGTCCATCCCTCCGAGACGCAGAAAAA AATCTCTTGACGTTCGTAAAAATGGGCTACGCCATGATGATCCTGACGCTCATCCTCATGTTTTGGACTTCGATGGTCAGGATGCACGAACTACCCGTTCAGTATCcaccctgtttcttcaatccCTTGTGTACCTGCTCCAAAGCGATACCGGACCTTGGAATCGTTGCCTGTGATAATGTACCGATGCCTAGGATTCCACAGCCCATCAACTCTTCCAAAGTGTTTATGCTGCAATTGGAGAACAACGGACTCCGGCATTTGCAGCCTCAATTTCTCATCAATACAG GTCTTTACAAGCTACAGATCAAACATAATCCGATATCGGATATACCGGACGAAGCTTTCCTAGGGCTTGAAAGATCATTGTGGGAGCTTGAATTACCATACAATCGACTTACGAGGGTGCCGAGCAAGTCCTTTAGGCACCTACAAAAATTGAGACTCCTCGATTTAACTG GAAATCAGATATCGCACGTAGCGTCCGACAGTTGGCGCGGGCTGGAAAATTCCCTACAAACTTTGAGGATAGGAAAGAATGCACTTGATAAACTTCCGGCGGACGCATTCGCCGGGCTCATCTATCTCGAGTATCTTGATCTTCGTGAGAACAGCATCAAAGAAATCGATCCATCGGTATTTCGAGATGGAATGGCACATTTGACGCATCTGTATTTAAACGATAACCAGCTGACGGCGATTCCATATTCTCAAATATCTTCGCTCAAGCGTATGAAAGTTCTCGACCTTAGTTACAACAGGATAGCTAAAGTCATTCATCCTCAAATGGAAGCGGAAATTCGAGGCCTTCAAATCTCGTTGGATATTTTGCGGCTCGATTACAATCACATCGATCGACTCTTGCCGGGGTCGTTTCAGCATTTTTATAAAGTCAATAAAACTTATTTGAACGGCAATCCTTTGACAATCGTTGAG gaTGGAACGTTCCGGGATTCGAGAATTCGCGAATTGTACTTCACAGATTGTGATTTGTCTGAAATCAGCTCTCCGGACCTATCGGGATTGGAGTCCTCGCTCGAATTACTCGATCTTTCTGGAAACAATATCACCAGTTTGCCCAATCATTTGTTCCAAGAGTTTGACTTTTTGAGGACTTTGATCTTTCGGGAAAATCGTATCGACAGCTTTGCACCAg CCGAAATATTCACCGGTTTCCAGTACTCTCTGTACAATCTCGACTTGAGTGGCAAGAAAAATGGTATCATTTCGCTTCAAGATTTGAGGCAAATGAGGAATTTACGTTTTCTTTCAATGTCACGAATGCCGGAGTCGACGCTTTCACCGGACAATTTCCTCGAGTTTGGAATAGACGTCAAAGAGCTCCACATTGTTCAGAGCAATCTCAACACCATCAAAAGTCACGcttttatgcacgttcggggGATAAAGCTGTTGGACTTTTCGGAAAATTCGATAACTACGATCGACGAAGATGCATTTTCGGAg gTTGGACATTCTCTTCTGACACTTCGAATGTCGAATGGGTTGGCCACATCGACGAGCGAATTGCCCAGCAAGTCATTCAAGTCGTTGACGAATCTTCAGCATCTCGATTTgagtaataacaaaataaagacAATGCCAGACACATCATTCCACTTTTTGAAACGTATCAAGCGTCTGGAGTTACAGGATAACGAAATTCAGGAGATCCGCAAAGGAACATTTCAG GGAGACATCCATTCGACCCTGGAGGATGTGAACATGGCTTTCAATCATCTTGGCAACATACTAACTCACACATTCGTCGATCTGACTTCTCTGACGAGCATCAACCTCGAGGACAATAGGATCGATAGAATCGAAAGACGCGCTTTCATGAATATGAACCGGTTGAAGTACATCAATTTACGAGGCAACAAAATTAGGGACATTACTGATGAGGCTTTCCAG AATCTTCCAGATCTTGAGTTTCTGGATTTGGCTTACAACGAACTCGAAGAATTCGATTTCGCTTCGTTCGATCAAGTCGGCACTTTGGCCTCGTTCAAGGTGAATGTAAGCCACAACAGCATACCGAAACTGTGGATCAACAGCACAACTATGACACCTGCGACTAGCA TTGGTGGTAATCTACAGTCAAACATCAAAGTATTGGACATGAGTCACAACAACATCAGCGACATAATGAGGTATTATTTCCGGCCAGTGGAGTATTCCTTAACGCATCTGTATCTTGCTCATAACGAAATAGCGAATGTAACTCAGGGAGTATTTGGAAACATGCCACATTTGCAGTGGCTCGATTTCCGTTACAACGATCTCGTCGAGATCgatttcgattgttttcgaaacacgaaaaatcttcaagtCCTGTTGCTCTCGCACAACAATATAATGGACATTCCAGCGGAAGTCCTGAGGCCTCTGAAAAAACTTCGAATCCTCGATTTGTCCTGGAACAAACTGCGAACTTTACCAGACAATTTGTTCACCGAGGCGACAATCGAAAGTCTCGATTTGTCGCACAACCAATTTATGCGCTTGCCTGCAAAAGCCATGTCGCCTGCTGCTGCAGGTTGGCTATCGACACTCGACATGTCTTGGAATTTGTTGTCCGGCATTCACAACACAGATGCCATTTCCAAGCTCCAC AGTCTTTCGTGGCTCGATCTTTCTTACAATCGTCTCGTGAGACTCGACGATGCGATATTTTCGGAACTCGATCATTTGAATCACCTCGATCTCAGTCATAACAAACAATTGATCCTGGAATCGCGAGGCAGAACTTTCAACGGATTAGAAGATTCTCTACTGTTTTTGGGACTCAGCAATATTTCGCTTCTAAGC GTGCCTGAATTGCCGTTCCGGTATTTGAGAACGTTGTACCTCGCCCACAACGAATTGGCATCGATACCCGCTGAAATGGCCTCGAATTTGAGCACTCTCCATCATCTCGATCTTAGCCACAACGATTTAACTGTTGTCCCGCTCATTACTCACACGCTTCCTGAATTAAAAACTTTCGATATTGGTTATAATCCAATCACAGCCATCACCAACACGAGTTTCCTTGGCTTGGCCGATAGTCTTGAAGAACTCGATATCCGAAGACTCTCGTTATCCACCTTCGAG GCTGGTGCTCTTTGTAAAGCTTCGAAGCTCAAAACGCTCCTCGTGACTGCTTACACCGgggttaaaaatttcaatttgccTAAtattttggagtacaatcacGGTTTAAAGAATCTTTACATTGAC GTCGACAATGAAACCAATTTGGAAAAGGAAATGAAGGGAAAGTTCCCTGCGAAGCTTTACAACTTCACTTTGAGTGGAAGAAATCTTCGTTCGCTAGACAAAGATATTCTGCGG GGCATGCGGAATCCACATCTTCACTTCGCCCTTCACAATACAAGCGTAGCGACCGTACCAAGAGAGATTTTCGACCACGCTAATTGGGTTAGGAACGTCACGGTCGATTTGCATAACAACGACTTAAAAACTCTGCAGAATCCTTCTTCAGGTCACAAGCCAGGAATGCCggacaaaagatttttactCCGGCTCAGAATGGTTGGAAGTTACGTGACTTGTGACTGTGACATGGG GTGGATCGAGGTTTGGCAACGAAAGCATCGACAATATCAGGAGGATCGATGTACGACGTACGGTTTTTACAACAATTACGAGCGCGATGAAGGAGGAGAATACAGTTGTTGGGATAACGGCTGGGACGATGATTTGCGAGAGACTTTCTGTCTGAACAAGAATAACATGTCGCTGGCAAAAGCTCTCAAGTCTGACATTGAGTGCGGTTGGGGTGCAGCGAGCTCTATCCATTTATCGAGCATCCTCGTTTTCTTCGTCGTCACAGTACTCACTACGAACATCTACtaa